A part of Desulfoplanes formicivorans genomic DNA contains:
- a CDS encoding glycosyltransferase family 4 protein: MKRLLFIVSEDWYFLSHRLHLAKAAINAGYEVGLISRVSSYRDIIESAGIKVIDWQISRRSSNPFHELSTLFDLWRGIRLFRPDIVHAVALKPVIYASIACFLSGIQSRVSALGGLGFVFSSSNKYAAFLRPFIIFLFKIALRGKKSILILQNPDDAEILTTAGVIAENRIRMIRGAGVDTQLFSPANHFPDKPLVILPARMLWAKGIGEFVNAARRVRIQRPDVRFVLVGAPDDQNLESVSIEQLQEWVRDGIVEWWGRCENMPEVYRQATIVCLPTSYGEGLPKALLEAASCEIPIVTYDVPGCREVVQDGNNGFLVPLKNEEMLFASLMKLIEDPELCKRMGIAGRKMVLDHFSQEQVAEETMRVWEELLQEGAK; this comes from the coding sequence TTGAAGCGGTTACTTTTTATTGTTTCTGAAGATTGGTATTTTTTATCCCACCGGCTGCATTTGGCCAAGGCAGCAATAAACGCCGGGTATGAAGTAGGACTTATTTCCAGGGTTTCCAGTTATCGAGACATTATTGAATCTGCAGGCATCAAAGTTATTGACTGGCAGATATCACGCAGATCAAGCAATCCATTTCATGAACTTTCGACCTTATTTGATCTTTGGAGAGGTATTCGTTTATTTCGGCCCGATATTGTTCATGCAGTAGCATTAAAACCTGTTATTTATGCTTCCATTGCATGTTTTTTATCTGGAATCCAATCAAGAGTATCCGCGTTGGGAGGACTCGGATTTGTTTTTAGTTCTTCTAACAAATATGCTGCATTTTTAAGACCATTTATCATTTTTTTGTTCAAGATCGCTTTGCGCGGAAAAAAGTCTATCCTCATATTGCAAAATCCTGATGATGCAGAAATATTAACAACTGCAGGAGTCATTGCAGAAAATCGCATCCGCATGATTAGAGGCGCTGGTGTTGATACACAGTTATTTTCTCCAGCGAACCATTTCCCGGACAAGCCCCTTGTCATCTTACCGGCTCGAATGCTTTGGGCTAAAGGCATTGGCGAATTCGTAAACGCTGCACGTCGAGTGCGAATTCAAAGGCCAGATGTGCGTTTTGTTCTTGTTGGCGCGCCTGATGATCAGAATTTGGAAAGTGTTTCAATTGAACAATTGCAAGAATGGGTACGTGATGGAATTGTTGAGTGGTGGGGCCGCTGTGAAAACATGCCCGAGGTGTACCGCCAGGCAACAATCGTCTGTTTACCTACGTCTTACGGGGAAGGACTGCCCAAAGCATTGCTTGAAGCAGCCAGCTGTGAAATACCTATTGTGACGTATGACGTTCCTGGCTGTCGGGAAGTGGTCCAGGATGGCAACAATGGCTTCCTGGTTCCCCTGAAAAACGAGGAGATGCTGTTTGCTTCATTAATGAAGCTGATTGAAGACCCTGAGTTGTGCAAACGCATGGGAATTGCGGGTCGTAAAATGGTGCTTGACCACTTTTCACAGGAACAGGTGGCAGAAGAAACCATGCGTGTTTGGGAAGAACTGTTGCAGGAAGGCGCGAAATGA
- a CDS encoding NAD-dependent epimerase/dehydratase family protein, with product MKQVLLTGANGFIGQVLVRMLKDKGCRVTALLRKEYKGAWDDALYGDIRTPLSFPELPSCDTVFHLAGKAHALSEHAGEEDEYHTVNTQGTRHVLELAKKMGATRFIYFSSIKAMGEIGHNDNETSPCNPKTPYGISKYEAEQLVLFAGYVSHPVVIRPTMVYGPGAKGYLPQLIRFIQKGIFPPLSPSLTNKRSMVHVNDLVQAAILAAEDQAASGQVFIVSDGKQYSTYDIYAAINQALGKKLPGWSLPQSVLCVAARIGDGIGRLRGRRFLFDSDVLHKMTGSAWYDTSKSMKELGFTPQWDLPSALPEILEGMKP from the coding sequence ATGAAACAGGTGCTGCTAACCGGCGCAAACGGGTTCATCGGGCAGGTGCTGGTACGCATGCTCAAGGACAAAGGGTGCCGAGTCACTGCTCTCTTGCGCAAAGAGTATAAAGGTGCGTGGGACGATGCCTTGTACGGAGATATTCGTACCCCCCTTTCCTTTCCGGAATTACCCTCATGCGACACCGTCTTTCATCTTGCAGGCAAGGCCCATGCCCTGAGCGAGCATGCAGGCGAAGAAGACGAATACCATACCGTGAACACCCAAGGCACCCGCCATGTTCTTGAGCTGGCAAAAAAAATGGGCGCCACCCGTTTTATCTATTTCAGCTCTATCAAGGCCATGGGAGAGATCGGGCATAATGACAACGAGACAAGCCCGTGCAATCCCAAGACCCCATACGGCATATCCAAATATGAAGCAGAGCAGCTTGTCCTCTTTGCCGGATACGTGTCCCATCCCGTGGTAATCCGCCCGACCATGGTCTACGGACCGGGAGCCAAAGGCTATCTGCCGCAACTGATCCGATTTATTCAAAAAGGAATCTTCCCCCCTCTTTCGCCCTCCCTTACCAATAAACGATCCATGGTACATGTAAACGATCTGGTGCAGGCCGCGATACTGGCGGCTGAGGACCAGGCAGCATCAGGTCAGGTGTTCATTGTTTCCGATGGCAAACAGTACAGCACGTATGACATCTATGCGGCCATCAATCAGGCTTTGGGCAAAAAACTGCCCGGCTGGAGCCTTCCCCAAAGTGTACTTTGCGTTGCCGCACGCATTGGTGACGGGATCGGACGATTGCGCGGGCGCAGATTCTTATTTGATTCCGATGTATTGCATAAAATGACGGGCTCGGCCTGGTACGATACGAGTAAAAGCATGAAGGAACTAGGATTTACTCCCCAATGGGACCTGCCATCGGCCCTACCGGAAATTCTTGAAGGAATGAAACCATGA
- a CDS encoding MraY family glycosyltransferase — MDVPSSRSSHSCPTPKGGGVGILAAFVLFSLVGSLSRIAVCGATILALISFQGDKQELTPTFRLLVQFTCAFLALWGIECESGLHLSWGARVLLVPAFVIFIVGTANFYNFMDGINGIAGMTGIVGFAGLTWWAFSMGRTDIGTASLALAGGCAGFLPMNVPQARVFMGDIGSVLLGFCFGLFVVGLAESFLDFVVLCSLLFTFYADELCTMLQRFKQGDSFFQPHRKHLYQVLVNEMGTAHWKVSLSYGVVQALIFGMILFLSRYGLFAVCTALILCFGIWVLVDARIKHKAWG, encoded by the coding sequence ATGGACGTCCCAAGTTCCCGTAGTTCCCATTCCTGCCCAACGCCCAAAGGCGGTGGTGTGGGCATCCTGGCGGCATTTGTCCTTTTTTCCCTTGTGGGCTCTTTGTCACGCATCGCCGTGTGTGGGGCCACAATCCTGGCCCTGATCAGTTTCCAAGGAGACAAACAGGAACTCACCCCCACATTTCGTCTTCTGGTCCAGTTTACCTGTGCCTTCCTGGCCCTGTGGGGGATAGAGTGCGAATCTGGCTTGCACCTTTCCTGGGGTGCCCGGGTGCTTCTTGTTCCCGCATTTGTGATTTTTATCGTGGGCACGGCCAATTTCTACAATTTCATGGACGGTATCAACGGGATCGCCGGAATGACCGGGATAGTCGGATTTGCCGGGCTCACCTGGTGGGCCTTTTCCATGGGCAGGACAGATATCGGCACGGCAAGCCTGGCCCTGGCCGGAGGATGCGCGGGATTTTTACCCATGAATGTGCCCCAAGCCAGGGTGTTCATGGGCGATATCGGCAGCGTGCTCCTTGGCTTCTGCTTCGGGCTGTTCGTGGTGGGGCTGGCCGAGAGTTTTCTTGACTTTGTGGTGCTGTGCTCGCTTTTGTTCACATTCTACGCCGATGAACTCTGCACCATGCTCCAGCGATTCAAGCAGGGAGATTCTTTTTTCCAACCCCACAGAAAACATCTGTACCAGGTTCTGGTCAACGAAATGGGGACAGCACATTGGAAGGTAAGCCTGAGCTATGGTGTGGTACAGGCACTGATCTTCGGGATGATCCTCTTTCTTTCACGATATGGACTTTTTGCCGTATGCACGGCCCTGATCCTGTGTTTTGGAATCTGGGTCCTTGTGGATGCCAGAATCAAACACAAGGCATGGGGTTAA